ACCGCCATAGTTGAGAAAGGCACATACTCTAGTCAAATTGAAACGCTtgtataataaatataaacaaagaAACATTAGAAGTATGGGAAAAACCGACCTATCTTCCGGTGCAACTGATCTGATGGGTGACTTTTACCACACGCCAGTCGACACAGAAACATGTAGTAGTTAATGTAGATACCTCTTCTTTCTCTCGGTACGTTCGGTTGTTCTTGCTGCTATAAAATTCTAATCGATCATTGGTTTTCGGGCTTTTTTCGGTTTATTTCCATTCCTAAATAATGACTTTATatgttttcgtgttttttttttaattcaaactcTGGTATTCGCTCTGctgttactactactactgctacaacacacacaccttttcATGCCGAAATCGCAGTTCCGCACGATTTCGTCGTTTTATaaatacaatatttttgaaacatttttactcAACACTACTAGCAGTCCAAGCTTGTTGGTTCCGATGCATGATGAAATCCGTATTGCTTgatgaaaggagtataaaAAAACAGGAATATAGAAGGTGGTGTATTCATTGGCGTTTCATTACTTCGGAAACTTCCTTTTGATGTTTCTTTGCCTAAGAATGCTAGAAAATTTCGTGACTGTTTTAAGTGGGggaatttgttttctgttttttttcctatacaCAATTGCTTATCTTAATATAGATCTTGTAGTTCAACTTGCTTTGCATTAAATTGTTCCAATTTACACAATCGAGTGTTATTGCAATCCTTCTCCAAAATGCCACCTCTATTGAAGAAGACAAGCAggacaaaaatatataaaaagaTGACTTGCCAATACCTTGACAAGTGCGTATcatccaaaacaaaccattctgTGGGATGGTAGTAATGAATGAAGTGAAATGATTGCGGATCTCATGATATGATTAAACTTTAAGCAATTGAAAGGTTTTCAATTccgcttcaaaaaaaaaaaaaaagttcatgaTAGTGTTCATGTTCAattaaatagtaaaatttgTAAGCGTTTCGATTCAAGAACGAAAGCAGCGGCTTAAACAGCAACAAGTATTACTTCAAACAAAGAGGAAGTACAATACTTACTACACAATTCTCACAATAAAACTCCCGTTCGAGTGTAACCTCTTTCATCCTGTAAATTATAACTCCTCTGGCAAGCAACAAACTTAAGCCTTAAAATCAGCTACACTCCGTTTTTAGTATCGTCATTCAACTGGCTGTACGGGCACGCTCGTTTCGATGATACCGGTCGCAACTTCTTTGCCCTCCACCGTTAAGCTGCCGGAGGAGATGGACAGTTTATCCGTGTCTTGGATGGACATTTTCTGGAAGATCAAATGAGAAGTTATGTAAACATACACGATTGTTAAAACCGTTCCACACGAAGCGCAACTCTGATtttgtgaataaaatacaGTGAGTTTTTTATTCGGGAATGTGTTAAAAATCGACAGTATTtagataaaaaatcaaatttgggCAGCAAGTTGCGTTTCGTGTAGACTACGTTTTACTATTGTTcgaccaagaaaaaaaaaacaaaggttcACCTTGACAGATTCTCCAATGTTATCCATCGATTCTTGTCCATCGGTTACACCAGTAGAACCACCATCGTTGCGAAGCTCGGAGGCACCGTTTGCAGTTTCTGTACCTGCCAAGAAGGAAccctgctgttgttgctgagcTGTTGCGGCAGGTACCAGTGCCGGTGAAGGACTCTTCCTTGACGGTGGCTGGTACTGGGGACGCTGAACAAACATGTTGTCCAGAATATGATCGATGTTTTCTCCACTATCCACCGATGCCCCAGTACCACCCGAGGAAGCATCCGCACTGTTCGCCACCACATCAGCTGCAGGTGATTCATTCGAATCGCCCGCCGCCGTTGTTGTGCGTGTGGTGGACGTTTTGTTTGCACCAGCGCTTGGTGCGGTCGAGGTCCCAGCAGGCTTTCGATCCGGAGGTGCCAGAATTGGTATAGCGGCTGTTGGCCTTCGCCCGGTACGCAGCGGCCTTGGTGCTTGTGTTTGCGTCTGGGGTGCATAGTACGTGATTCCACCGGACGATTGATACAGAGCTGTTGGTGGAGGTCCACCGGGTCCTCCGGTAGGTGGACCGGCAACGACTGCTGGTGGGGGAGGACCACCCGGCACAGCTTGCGGCACAACACCGACCGCTGGTGCGTACCCTCCTGTCTGGAAACTGGTAGCGTATGCGGCCGGTCCGGGATATTGGCCCGGACTAACACCTGGCGCCGGAGCCGTGGGAGGTGGCCCTAGAGCGGGCACAAAGTTCATTGGAGGTGGTGGCGCTCCACCAGGCACACCAGTCGGTGGCTGTGGAACGGCTGGAACACTGGCAGGTTGTGGAGCAGGCAAGTAGGCACTGGGGGTCGGCACTGGACCCTGCATGTAGGAGGCTGCTTGTGGCGGTGGAGGTCCCTGAGTGGCGTACGGTGGAGGTGCATACTGTGCTTGGGGCGGTGGCGGAGCCTGAGTCGGTTGCTGTGGTGGTTGCTGCGGCTGACCACcgggtgctgctgccgttACGTACTCACCCGGAGGTGGCCCACCAGCACCAGTGGCCGTAGTGTAGTAGAGAGCCGTCGGCTGATGATACTGCACTTGCGCTGGATTTTGCCCTCCCGGTGCGCCTtgggtcggtggtggtggtggcttgTTCACGGCTCCATGATAATCGGTGGCTTGAAGTGTCATTGGTAGACCACCAGGAGTGGGTCCCGTCTGGGGAAGTTGCTGCTGGGCGTAaacctgtttttgtttgttttgttgggccAACTGTTCGTGCTGATGTCGTAACATTTGCTGATGCTGCAAGATCTGCTGTTGCTCGTGCATAGaggctgctgcagctgctgctgccgctgccgcttgttgctgctgttgttgttgttgctgctgctgctgttgctgagctTGCAATGCACTAGCATTGGCAGCATTTTCCATTGCAGATCGTTGTCGCTGAGTCGAGTAACGCTTCGTATTGCGAGGAACCTCCGTTTGTAGCatcggctgttgctgctgatgttgcatTTGGTTTGacacctgttgctgctgctgctgctgctgttgaactGCTAATGAACGTGGTTGACCACCGTAACCCTGCGGCACGCCAGCTCCCTGCATTGACTGGTACTCAATTTGCACAGCCATACGATCTGAAGACACTTGTTCTGATGCTTGTGCCGATGGAGGTGTTTGAGCTACAATTGCTCGAGGTGAGATTTGAGATCGCTGATTCAACGGCAAATTGCCAACAGCTGGTGCACCAGCTCCGGATGCCACATTGGGCTGCATTCGATCCATTGCTGATGATCCGGCATACAAAGGAACTGCGTACTTTGAGTGATCTTCCTCCAGATAGCCTTGTTTCAGCTTTTGAGTTGGTTGttgcatttgctgctgctgcatttgTCCCAATGACGACGCATGGTGTCCGTAGTGTTGCTGGGCACCAGACGTTGGAACAGACCCAAGGGAAGCCGATGTAGTTACTACATTCATCATTCTACCCTGCTGCTGATTCTGTTCCGCGTGGTGAATACGATCGTTCGCCATGCCACCGGAATTAGGACTGTTGGAACtattatgctgctgctgttgctgctgatgctgtacTGTGGCATGGTTGTTCATCTTGTTGCTATTACTGCTGCCGGAAAGTGCACCAGCACTGTTACTATGCATCATGGGAGCTCCACCAGGATTACTGTCCGGCAGTCCTGAACCTGCTCCTGATCCCTGCATTGGTCCTGCAACAGACGCACTACCATTGCCACCTGGACCACCCTCCATATTTTTGTTCCTGGCTTGATTTTTGAACTGTAACGAGTTGATCACCTTGTAATCCTTCTCTTTACTGTTCCTCGCACCGCTCAGCTTGTTCTCCTTGTTATGGTAGTTATTGCGTGATCCACGATCTTCGTTGCGATATCGTagcgaaccaccaccaccactaccccCATACTCCGATCGATCCCAGTCCGCACCACGATCCTGATCCCTTTCACGTTCCCCAGCCGCTGCACTAGTACTCCAATCTCCTGAACGCACCCTGTCCGATCGACCCATCGATCGATCTTGACCGCCCGATCGTCGCATATCTGATGATCTAGTTCGACCACCTTCCGTCGCCCCAGACTCTCTTCGCCTATCCACTCCACCGGCGATCGAGCTTCCACTTTTCTGTCCATTGCGTCCCCGGCCCGTCGCTCGTCCGCTCTTTCCATTCGCACCTCCCAGCTCTGGAAACTCTTCCGGCCGTGGCACCTTCTTATGTCGCTGATGATGTTCCGCGTTCGACGACTTCTGGTACGCATCCTCGTCCTCCCAATTGCGCGTGTATCGATTCGGACCGCGTGCATAACGACGCTTCCTACGCGCCTTTGGCGGACCATCCTCGCTCCGTATATCGTACCCATACGCAAAAACGAGTTCCGCTTGCGATTTAGGCGCTTGCTCACTCTCATCAAACCGATCGTGTGTCCATCGATCGGTTGACGCTTGCCATTTCTTCGCACCTTTTGCACCCGCTCCGCTTCCGCCCTTCTCCGAACCACGCCGTTCACCGCCGTACATCCCGGGAGCGCCGAGTCCACCGCCTCCTCCGCCTCCACCACTACcgggaccaccaccaccgccaccgccgtGCGAATCACCCATCCCATCGCCGAGACCATCGTCGTTGCGCTTCGACCGCTGATCGTCACCATCCAGCCCCGAATCATCCAGATCATCTTCGGCCGTACGATCGTCATGCTCGTAAAACGTGCCCTTCTTCGGGATGTACTGCGGGTTGCTGCGATCCTCATCGTCGTCCACCTTTCGACGGTTCTCCAAATCCTGCTCCTGACCGTCGCCACTCTGGCGCTCCAACACCTCGATCACGTCGTCTtcatcttcctcttcctccgtGCCATCGTCCTCCGTCCCGTCCGAACCATCGTCATCCTCGtcgtcttcatcttcttcctcCTCACCACCACTCTCCTCCTCCTCATAATCTTCCTCATCGTCTTCCTCTTCGCCACCGTCCGACGGTGAATCTGAGGCCGTATCGTATTCGGACTCGACCGTCGCCAATCCGCTTTGCTGCGACGTGTCCTCTTGGTTTGCCTCTTTTGTGTTctgtaaaaaaggaaaggaagaatAAATTCCTTTAGAAGCCGATAATAATAGTTGCCAACAGTTTTGACTATTTGTGACTTAAGTTATCTATTTCAATCTTGAGGATGAGGATGCCAAAGCTTTACCCCTTAATAACAACATCGGCAAAGGCAGTGAATTATTTGTGATTTGCGAATCATTTGACTTCATTCGTCTCTCGAGGAATTTTAATGGGCTTGTAATAATGTCTCATTAATTTATATCATCTGCCAGGGGAAGTTTGATGAAGAACTAGCATTGACTTACAATCGCCAATGAATCATTGTTATCCAATCCAGATCCTATCATACACTCGTGATAtagaaaacattattttgaggtccaaatcaaccaaaagatctatttatttatttatttatttataaaaaataaataaataaataataaaatataaataaatttataaataataataaagatcATCTatctttgaataaaaattaacatcGCCTTCAAGTCGCGATTCGCGCAAGGATGCTTGCTACCTGTCAATCGGTCATTCTACAGTCCaaggaaaattttccattctaACACCGGTTTTCGACGTCTTACTTCTGAAATAAATCAGTTGAAAATAGGTGAAAACTTCTTAGTTACGTCCGAGAGGTTATGGGGCCTTTTT
This genomic window from Anopheles maculipalpis chromosome 2RL, idAnoMacuDA_375_x, whole genome shotgun sequence contains:
- the LOC126567796 gene encoding AT-rich interactive domain-containing protein 1B; amino-acid sequence: MAEKAAVTAAVPVSLPPVAIPAPTTTAAPEAVAAAPAVAAAAAVATTPPAQQKLSESDDFTDNSAENTKEANQEDTSQQSGLATVESEYDTASDSPSDGGEEEDDEEDYEEEESGGEEEEDEDDEDDDGSDGTEDDGTEEEEDEDDVIEVLERQSGDGQEQDLENRRKVDDDEDRSNPQYIPKKGTFYEHDDRTAEDDLDDSGLDGDDQRSKRNDDGLGDGMGDSHGGGGGGGPGSGGGGGGGGLGAPGMYGGERRGSEKGGSGAGAKGAKKWQASTDRWTHDRFDESEQAPKSQAELVFAYGYDIRSEDGPPKARRKRRYARGPNRYTRNWEDEDAYQKSSNAEHHQRHKKVPRPEEFPELGGANGKSGRATGRGRNGQKSGSSIAGGVDRRRESGATEGGRTRSSDMRRSGGQDRSMGRSDRVRSGDWSTSAAAGERERDQDRGADWDRSEYGGSGGGGSLRYRNEDRGSRNNYHNKENKLSGARNSKEKDYKVINSLQFKNQARNKNMEGGPGGNGSASVAGPMQGSGAGSGLPDSNPGGAPMMHSNSAGALSGSSNSNKMNNHATVQHQQQQQQHNSSNSPNSGGMANDRIHHAEQNQQQGRMMNVVTTSASLGSVPTSGAQQHYGHHASSLGQMQQQQMQQPTQKLKQGYLEEDHSKYAVPLYAGSSAMDRMQPNVASGAGAPAVGNLPLNQRSQISPRAIVAQTPPSAQASEQVSSDRMAVQIEYQSMQGAGVPQGYGGQPRSLAVQQQQQQQQQVSNQMQHQQQQPMLQTEVPRNTKRYSTQRQRSAMENAANASALQAQQQQQQQQQQQQQQAAAAAAAAAASMHEQQQILQHQQMLRHQHEQLAQQNKQKQVYAQQQLPQTGPTPGGLPMTLQATDYHGAVNKPPPPPTQGAPGGQNPAQVQYHQPTALYYTTATGAGGPPPGEYVTAAAPGGQPQQPPQQPTQAPPPPQAQYAPPPYATQGPPPPQAASYMQGPVPTPSAYLPAPQPASVPAVPQPPTGVPGGAPPPPMNFVPALGPPPTAPAPGVSPGQYPGPAAYATSFQTGGYAPAVGVVPQAVPGGPPPPAVVAGPPTGGPGGPPPTALYQSSGGITYYAPQTQTQAPRPLRTGRRPTAAIPILAPPDRKPAGTSTAPSAGANKTSTTRTTTAAGDSNESPAADVVANSADASSGGTGASVDSGENIDHILDNMFVQRPQYQPPSRKSPSPALVPAATAQQQQQGSFLAGTETANGASELRNDGGSTGVTDGQESMDNIGESVKKMSIQDTDKLSISSGSLTVEGKEVATGIIETSVPVQPVE